ACGACACTCATCTTGGACAATCCACAGAGCGATAATACCACACAAAATTCTCACTTATGGATTAATCAGTTCTTTCAGCAATGCTCAACAGAACTAAACCTGCGAAGAACAAATCACATGTAAGAGCGAGTTGCAGCTTAAAGTTTCTGCACGTGAATACAGATATGTTCCAAAGAAAAGGAACCAAAAATCGGATTTTGAGCTGATGAAAACAATGCAACCATGAACCGAAATCACGGAACCCATAATAATCAAATCCGGAGAGGCCCCTCTCCAAATTTTCAGTCTTCCCTGACAAACAGTTCAAATGGGTCCAAATGATTCGGCAAGATGTGAACTTTCCAGCATCCGACAAGAGAGGTGATAAAAGGGTACGAACATATTGGAATTACCTGTTCCTAATACATCGGCGTGATGAATTTCTCGGCGGCAGAATCAAATGATGGTCAGAGATAGAATACGAGAAGGCTCTGGGGGGAAGCGACGGTAGAGAGAGAAAACCTCCATCTTGCTCGCTCAGGCCGTGGCCGTCTTTCGGAGATTTttgtgacaaaaaaaaaaaaggaagacaaaagattaacaggaaaaaaaaaatgcaagaaaagaaCTACAATCAATGTGACAAAGCGGAAAACGGaaaaacatttttcttttttaaaaaattattttctaatgCTCTGTCTGACTCGATTTCCACATTGACAAGCTTATGCGGTTCCGATCATTTATCAAAAGCCAACGCGGTTAAAGAAAGCCTCTGTAACAAAGCGCTATCCTCCCATCTAAGGGTTCCGCCACTCGAGGTCCGACTTCTGGGCCGTAAAATTGTTCCacgataaataattatatttatttgaaattgtaatgattttataattgaattatgtgaaaatgtaatgaatagttgagagaaaataatgattgtgtcaaaaattaatgaatttaatattaaaaattgaattaaacggttaaaaaaattgatgaaaaaaaacagtaataattgtattgttgaattgaagatgagtagagtaaaattttttaaaaaaactcttGAACCAAACATTTGCTTAATTCTCTATCAAAGATTGGTTCAGGcagtttaatttattttcctaaGTAAAATCTCGTGTTCgaatcttgcaaatgaaaatAAGTCCTTGAGTCGGAAAACTTATTTTTTGATGGATAAGTCCCgttcgaattgaattagtcgaaaTTCATTAGGTTTCCGGATAACATGGTACAaaccaaaaaaacaaagaaaaaagaaaaccgtGGGCCTATCATACCACCTGAGGAGAAGCATATAAAACCGAGGCACATTGGGCCTTTTTTGGGCCGAATCAAAAAGTTTGCTAGTCTCGTTGATCTTTCTTGGCGCCGCCACCGGCAGCACTGGTTGGCTGTTCTTCTCACACGAAATTCTGCCACCAGCTTCACGCTATCGTATACGTGTATCCCTCGCTCTTCTCTAAAATATGGTTTCTTGTCCCTGCTCTTCTCTAATGAAAAAGATTCATCCTTGACCGGTTGCTTCCGTGCTTTCTCGGATCCTCTGACTTTCCATATTTCGAGAAACATATTTCTCCCCCTTGAGAAGCACGGTAACTTCCTTGTCAGTTTTCTATCTTTTCACCGAGAACTTGTCCATCTTTGAATGTGGCCACTTGGGTCTGTCTTCTTGCTCCGGAAATGAGTTGACTTGACGTACCTCGAGAGGTCAGACattgtgtttgatttttttgttgAGAGCTGAGTTTTCATGCTCTGATCATAACTTTGATGTTCTCTGCATTTGAAACGCTGAAGTATGAACTGATTAGCTCAGCTGAGTGATTTGATCATCTCATATTAATGTAATTTCAGTTAGTCTAATGAAACTTCACTGGATTTGCTATGAAGTTGTTCGTGTCTTTCTGAGGTGATTATTTGAACGGAACTTACTGAAAGTTCGAGATTTTCTTGACTTAACAGGTTCGAGTTTGAGTCGGGTTACCGAATCCATGGAGAGCACTTCTGCTGGGGCCGGTCCTCTCCCAAGGAATGGAAAGTTGGAGAGTTTGCTTAATAAAGACTCTTATCAACTTTCAGGAAAATCATCGGAAGAAGTTGGAGATGAAGTGTTTGTGGAAGGGCTTGGGACAAATGGTTATGTTGATGACGATGGGTGGCTTTGTGTGTTGATATCATCGGTAAGGATCATAACATGTTTcatcatgatgatgattaCGACGGTCGTATGGGCATCGATCATGATCGTGCTGATCCCGTGGCCAAACCAAAGGATCAGGCAGGCGAATGCTTATGGCCACGTGACAGGAAGATTGCTGGTATGCCACTCTGATAACTCCGATTAGTAACATATTGAACTTGATATTGGTGATTATGCCGTTGAAATCAGTAAAACTAACTGGGGGTTCTTTTTCTATCAGTCTTCTTTCATGTAAATAGCGGACGACATTTTAAGCAACATAGTTATCTATGATGAGCTGAATAATTATGTTGGAATATAGGCTGAACTGTCTCTCTTGAAATAGACAAGATACTCGCTGCTATACGAGATATTTTGACAAGATGTGGTTGGATCTTTGCCATCCTTCGATTTGTTCAAGTAAAGTATGGCAATGTTAACTGAAAGAGTGGATTATTTGTTGCAAGATGTGGATATTGGGGAACCCGATAAAGATTGAAGGCGCACAATATTCGAAGGAGAGGGGCATCTATATCAGCAACCACTCATCCATCTTGGACACCTTTCTCACCATGTGGTTGGTCCCTACGGGAACTGTTTCCATCGCCAGGAAAGGGGTATTTCTTCTGACTCTACTAGAATGAAAATAGGGTTCCTTCCATAGAAAGCAGATACTCGGACCCATTTCGATGAGTTCCCGATGAACATGTCTCTTCTTTGTACTCAATCTGTTTCTCACAGAAGCCACGAATCTCCAAATAGATACTTCTGCAAAAGCTTGATATAAAGTTCAGTAACTCTTATAGTAGTATGTAAAACTGGTGAAGAAGCTTTGTAATTAATATGCAGATTATTTGGTACCCGCTTTTTGGACAACTTTACCTGCTATCAAATCATCTACTGATAGACGTATCTAACCCGACTAATGCTATTCAATCCATGAATGAGgtactctttttctttttcccctttgCCAGTATCACTTCCGAGGAAAGTCTGCGATATTGTTCTTAAGAAGTGAACTTCCCATTGTTAGGCAGTTGAGGCTGTTGTTAAAAACAACTTGTCTTTGATCATTTTCCCCGAGGGCACCCGATCGGAAGATGGCCGCTTGCTCCCCTTCAAAAAGGTAATTTCCATCCTATCCTCTTCCTGTTTGCCTGCGACTTCTTTATAATGTCATATGAGTCATGAGAAGATCCTGCCGACCACATCCAATGCAAAAGTGTAATTCAGAGATTCAGATGTATGTTACCGAGTTTTAAAGCTCGTTCATTACGAAACCAAGAGAAAATTTTCCAGGTTTTAAAACTGATCCTTATCTATGGAAATGAGAAACGATGAGCAAATGTGCTATACTATTGTGCAATTGGAGACATATTCTGCAATAAAAATGCAGAAACTTGTGTTTGTTTCCCGAAAGACTGAGAAACCGGATCTACATGAAAATGAAACATAATGCTGAGTTATTTGTTTCCTCGTGCAGGGTTTCGTTCACTTGGCACTGCAATCCCGACTACCAATAATTCCGATAGTCTTGACGGGGACCCACTTGGCCTGGAGGAAAGGAAGCCTACGCATTCGACCTGCTCCTTTAACTGTAAGGTTCCTTCCTCCCATAGAAACCGATGAATGGGTGCCCGATAAGATCAACGAATATATAAGATCGGTGCAGGACATATACGTCATGAACCTTCCAGAGTCTCAGAGGCCTCTTTATAGCTCGATCGCCTAAGAGACAGTCAACTTGGGAAATCACAGCATTTCCCTCACTTTAATTCTTTTGTACAAAGTTGTGTTTGTTTGTCATAGAGCTTGCATATGTACTCATTGAATTCAATTGCAAATATTATTCTTGTGTTATGTTTTACATCCGGACATCGGgggttttgaaatttctaCTTGGTCTCAACGTTTCATCATCTACTCGATAGTTCGCTGTGATTCAGACTCGTTATGAAAactgatctttttttttttttttatgtatgttCTGCCTTCTGTGATCGAGAATTATGCTGTTCAATGAAGCAAGCATAGAGAAAAAcgtattaaaaattcaaaatattattccCTGCCATTAATGCCCcagtaatataaaattaatggaGAACGAATTTTTGGAGATATTTTATTGGAAATTATTTCGGTGAAAAATGTGTATAAAGTTATATTACTCTGTACGGACTTGCTGGTCAAACAAGAAAACAGGTTGGGCTGATTTATGTTCATAGccataagaaagaaaaaagttgtGGAGGATGGAAAATATATTCAATCACGCGGAATTattgatataaaatattaaaaacacAATCCGtgcgaatatatatatatatatagagagagagagagaacgtGCATAACATTGTtagcctttttctttcctttttgcgTAAGTAAAGGAATAATTTGGTCGGTAAGTGTATTTATCAATTTGTCCTCGTTGAAAATGATTGGTAAAATTATATTGGCCGGTTTGTTTTCAggattaaaatcacaaaaactttaactttaactcaactcactacacaacaaaaatacacattttccaagtcaaaaattttaattttaactttaactcaaagCACTATAcaacatttgtcctttttcacaatcaaaatcaaagttactttaactctgaaaccaaacgcatcaTATAAATCTCTATCTAACTGTGTTCTCACTATATGCGTGGTGTTATAAATAGGTATTataaatcatttttattaattagaaaactaagaaaatgaaaaaatatatatatatatatatgtattggttaacaaattttatttattttttatagaaGGGAAAGAATAGAATAAATTTCAAAGCCGTATGTATGGAAAGATAGAAGGGTACAGACCTTAACAGCGAAAGAAATTTGGTGAAATTTTTGgttgaataaaattattcaacTCATATAACATCTTATCAACCTCATTTTCATCCATTAGTCCTATTCATATTTTTCGCGACGATCTAATATTGGCATTATTGGAAGCAATGTCAGACTGATAAGGTCTAGctaatttgaattttgcaATAGGATAAATGCTATTTCTCGACTGGACTTATGATATTATTCTAGTTAATCgatctctttttttatttttcttgatgTTTTAGCCCAATCAAGATAAAACCCCTAATAATCTTGCACGTGAAATATCTTAATATCATATTtaggagaaaattttaaatcgtCCTTCCTCACAATGAAGTGGTAAGAAAGAACTAATaagattattttaattaagaataCTTATCGCAATTACTGTGCTGATTAGTactcattattttatttattgcgaTTTAATTAGTGATTCATCACACTACGTGATAGGGTAGGATCAACAAAGAATCTCTCCATGCTTAGTGAAAGTTTTCGATTCATTTGTAGTCGCGGGATTTAATCTAATTCGTGTGAACACCTGGAACAACGTCTCTCCTTTTCGATTCATGTCTCGTGATTTACTCGAACCATTTCACGATCACAATTGTTATGTCAATCTTAAAACTACGAAAGTCTACAACCAAATATCCCTTAAGAATcttggtgcgtttggttttagaattaagtaaaattgagttttgattttaattggattgtaatgattgtattgttgaattataagaaaaagttatgaagaagtaatgaatagttaagagaaagtaatggtTGTGTAATGttgttgaaaaagtaatgaatagttgagagaatttagtattaaaaattaaatcgaGTATAATTGAGTTGTATGTGGGTTTATATATGAGGCTCACctttttgaattggaaaagttgatttttattgcGTAATTAGTAGAGtcaaaattagagttaaaattttaaaatcatattgcAAAACCAAATGGGGTATTAAGGTTTATATGCAGAGACATATGTAACCCATTGCTTTTGTAATATGCATTCTCAGGACCGTCTGGCATGCTAGTTACCAAACTCGAAGCATCATATCAATTATATCGAAACAAAATGACTTCCTCGGGATTATCGACTCCCGCCAACATTTGAAAAATGTCTAGTGGACTCACAGACAGTCATGTTGCTGACATGGCAACGTCTCATTGGATGGTTAGAAAccatattttacttttatgcatgGTCATGGTCTTTGAGATATCGGCTTTAATTACATTGCGACCTTTCCTAGTATGAGCAAAACCAGTGCCATGCATGTAACCAACCCTTTTTAACTCCCCTTCCATAATTGCTTCGGTCACACCAATTATCACATCCCTTACGACGCGTTTGGCACAAAggaattaaattattttacaaattaacagacatattttatatgagatttcacgccattttctaatttcctatatgCCCGGTGAGTTCTCTTCTTTGGAGATTGTCCAGGGGGGCTTTCTCTTTGGGTGGAGAAGAGGTACGTCCATGGTCTTTATCCCTTTCTCTTTTACGATGAATGAACATCCACGTTTTCTCAGATGAAAATAATGATGAGAGTTTGAACATTGAAATTTGTTATGTAGATTAAGATCGTCATATGCTTGCTTTGCATATGAAACGGGTAATTGTgttttgatcttttttttttttcttttgttacaAAGAGAGGTCAATCAAAGGGCCTAGTACAATAATGAAATAAACCCTTTGGCCTATTAGCAACCTCTGATTACTAGTCGCGATCGACTTTTTCTTAGATGATCAAGAAATGCTACACATGGCGTGTAATATGTTTACATACTAAGTTTGGGTTCTTCTCTTCATTAGATCGGGTTGTTTGCATATTTGTCTTACCGATTTCGGTCTTGGTTCTTTGTGCGGGGTCCTTAGGAGAAGGAACACATAATTTTTGAATTAGGGGTGGCGAATGAgaatatgtaaaattttctttaacgcgtcaaaattttatatggaGGAAGGCGGGATGGACCAAGGGGATTAGTTGGGGGTTAGCTCTTGGCTTGTTTCtgctggttttcttttcaggATCGTTAATGTATTGAGATTTCCTTACCAGGGTATTAATACCATTACCGATCCATAATAACGGTCGGCGGATAATTTCCGTTACGTCTCAAGTAGTTTACGCACTTGCACCGACATTCGTTCATACCCCGAGTTTTTAAGCACACGTGCATCAAATATGTCTCTCCATGCGATAGATCTTACGTAATTTTATGTACAATGCATGCAATGTACTGACGATGCGTCTGTTCATATTCTATGACATATACAGAGGGCATAAATGgacagaggaaaagaaaaggtcaaGTACGACGAGGCTGAGGTCAATCAGCCGAGGCCGAGGGGGCGGGGCGGGAGGCGGCCGCGATATCCCTCCCTGCAGGAGCAACAGAGGTTCCTCTGGGAGATTCCCATCCCCAGGCCGGCCAACAGGAGTTCGCTGTGGGTCAGGTTCAATGCTGACCTGTCCAGCTCGGAGTCCAGCGAGGAGTTCGAAGTCGGTGGGTCGAGCATTGGGTCCACCACGGGGCAGGAATGCGAGATGCCTCCGCCGAGGAGTGGTGGCCCCATTACTGATGACACTGATGGGCTGATAAACAGCATGCCTAGTACAGGCCAAGCACCCGAAAAAGGAGGGCCGGGGAGCACCGAACTCCACATTGGACAGGAGGTTTCCGGTGTCATTGTTGGAGAATTCCCTCGCGGTTACTATGTGAGGCTGATGATCGGCAACTCCGAGGTGGCCTATCCAGGCGTTGTCTTCAAGCCGGATAGTTTCAACCCCTTTCTCGAGGAGAACAACAGAAATCTAAACGAGATTCCCGTCCCGAGCATGAACTCTGTGAGTGCTGCGACGGCTTCTGCAGGTGCTGGAGCTAACTCGCAGGTGATTGGCGGGGCGATCAACTGGGAAGTGTTGAATGTGGGGGAACAGCTGAGCGAAGAGAATCTTGCGTCAGAGGAGGCACTGAAGGAGGCAGCTATGAGGTCGATGAAGCTGCCGGAGAATGTGTCCGATGAACAGGTGTCGAAGATCATAGAGAGAGTCCATACCAAGTCCATTGGGCGGGAGCCCCTGCATTCTGCTGCGGAGTCCAATCTTGGggctgctgttgctgctgctcGTCGCGAACTCCAGGTAATGtccaattcaaaatttttctttctactGTAATATGTGAATATAGATTGATATGTTGAACTCTCTGCAGGACTTGGTAAAGATGGTTCAACAAGCTCTAGCAATGGGATGTGCAGCTCCAGCACCAGATCATAATGTCAAAAACGAGTCAGATGCCGAGTCGAGTGCATGATAGCTCTCTTAGTGACTTAGAACTTTAAACTTGATATTTCAGTTTAATCGCTTCGGGACAACTCTGGATCTATCATCTatctttacaattttttttttggatgaaacaTCATTTAACTTTTCATGTTATTGCATGTTCTGGAAAGACTTTCGCGTTAAACACTATCATCGCTTGTTCTATCTATTTTGGTCCTTCTCAATTGCAGTACTCTTTCAATTTTGAATCACTATTCAAAATTGCATTTCATTCTTATCAAAGAATTCAAGCAGTTCGAAGACAACCTTTCAGTACCAAGTACAGTAACGAGTACTTCATGCTTCTGAAAATTTATGCAGACAATCCTGCTTGAACTATGATGTATCTCAGATGAACAATAGGTGCCGACTCCAGAAAAATTATGATTCCGGCAACATAAAATAAAGGGGAAAAGGTACTTCTAGGAAAACTTTGTGGGGTAAAGACTGTTGCGTCCAGCCACAGTGATCGGACTGTTAGCAAGGAGTGGCGGCTGCATAAGCGGCATGGGACCTGGGGCTGCGAATAATTGCTGGACGCCAGCTACCGAAGGTGGATGGATAAGTGGTTGCCCAGGCAAATTTCCTGCGGCTAAGCAAGAAATACCTTAATGAAAACTATCGCAGCTCTCACATTTAATTGAGATGCCTAAACATCAAGGCTCGAAAACTGGAACAGGCTCAGTCGATAACATAACGCCCACTCCTTTACCTCCTACTACAATTGGTTTTCTTTCAAGTTCAAAGTACCACTTCGTGTACTGCTGAAACTTCAAATACTAGGACATGATGGTTACCTTGGTGCTTTGGAATCTGGACTTGACTGACAGTGGGCAATGGTCGTGTGAAGACTGGGGAGATTGCAGCACCATTCTGACCAAGATCCTTCAAGCGTAAATAGAGGAAAGAACGCACTTTAGTATTTTCTACTGATCTCAAAGATTCTATCATAACTTAAGAGCTCAAAGACAGCTGAAAAACGAGCAATGGTTATAGTGTGGAGTCTTACTTGGGGAAGTGGCATATACATGACCTGACCCATTCGTCCCACCATAAGctagagaagaagaggagacaGAGCAAATGAGTCTCTGATGCTCGGATTTATAGGACAGAATTTATAACATTATATGACTGACAAAGATCCCTATGCAACTTACTGGCTGAGAGTTTGGATGAACAAAAGTTGATCCAACTGGGACAGTCTGATGCTGACCAGCATACCTGAGAAGATGTGCCCGAGCAACCTAAAAATATTTAGCACAATGTCATACTTTTAGTGCATCATTTGAAATTATCAAaagcataaataaaattataaaaagcaGAGAGCAGAAAGTATCTTTGGTACAGAAACTTAAAGCCAAACTAGAACTGAACGTGATGGAAAGGATCcggaaaatgaaatttattgaTTAGTAAGATTTCTCTTTAGTTCAATTCTATGCAAGTTTGTTATAGCACGGCCCAACTTTCCACTAACAGCAGAAGAAATATATGAATCCATCTGGAAATAATTCGAATGGTGAAAGTTCATACAGGCTCAGGATGAGTATTAATGTCACCAATCCCAGTGTATGGTAAGACCTTCACAGGAACAGCTGAATGAGGCATGAAGGGGCCCATTCCTACTTCTGTCTGAGCAGGCAACATCGAAGAGGTGCTTGGCATGTATGTGATGCCTGCTATCGTTTGGGCCAGAGGAGGAGTTGCTGATCTAGAATTGTTGAAAGTCGGAGAAAATACTTTTGCTCCGGGGTTGAGCTTGAATTCCTGAAGGAAAGATCCCATTAAAAAATCACATTCAGTATTTAACCCATACAGGGTGAAAGAGAACAGCCATTATTATTAGCATAAATAAGAATTTCATGCACTTCTTTTGGCCATTTTCTGTTCTTTCATGACTTAGATAAAATGTACATTTCATTACCTTATTCTTTTTGTTTGATTCTAGACCTTTTGAATGTGAATTGCCGCAATATTGAAAGGTAAGGTCTCCCTGACGAGATGAAGAACATGACATACTAGAGGAAACACCATCCAAAGCACCGTGAGCTGAAGCTGGTCCATCATTTACAAGGGCAGGAGCAGGATCACAAGAAACTCCATTCACATATTCTGCAGGAAGCAGCATTGCATGAGTTTCTTCACCTGGTTTTGCAAGGGGAATGGTGACATCCCCTGCATCAATAAAAATATCTGTTCACATAAAGCAGAGAAGAAGGTATTGAAAGCAAAGACCTTCTAAAATGTGGCACAATTGGCACAAATTTTCCCTGCGAGCACAAGGCAGAAATTTGTCCTTTGCGAGATGAAATAACTTCCAAAATCATTCTCAAAACTCAATTAATACTACATTTGCaagtattatattatataaatattaaaattgctCTATAGAGGACATCAAAGaatataatcataataatGATAGTGGAGCCATAATATTACGCACCAGATGGAATTCTCTGTGCACATCTCAAACTTGAGTTATGAACTTCAGCTGTCTGCAATTACAACAGAATCGTCAGACCTTCAAATGGCATATGATAAAACCAATATACCGAAAAATGGAAACCATAAAGATTATTTTTACAAACAACCCACATTAGTTTTTCTATGAAGTTCAGATGGTCTGTGGCCATTATCCAGTTCCACTTGTTTGTCATCTTTGACCTGTCTGATAGCAACAATAGACATGAACCAAGGGTGAGGTAATTCAAAATGGAATAGTACGGGTAGTATACTCTGATGAAGATTCTCCTTTAAATGGAAGAGGATTTTCAGTAATCTTGGACAGTCATAAAAAGGTCTGTCATGATGGTAACCAGAAGCATGCCCATGATGTGAAAAGTCTGTCATGCTTCTCCTTCAAAGAAAACACTCGGTCCAAATTTTTCCAGGGCAGAAGATTACAACATTTGCTGGTAGTAGTATGAGTGTCTATTGTGATGGCAGATTGTAAAATAGCAAAGCCATGAAGAGATTCTTTTCCAATCAAGACTGTTGGACACATACCTTTCGTTGGTTGAGGGTGCAGAAACATCTTCAACCTATTTCCAGGATAGAAGTGACAAATTAGCAATGATATAGCAGACAAACACATGCAATGAAGCATGATATGATGGGAAACGCATTCCAGTCCTTTCCTTAGGTAATTGCTATGGATCAGATCATGGAAAATAAAGATTTGCATGGGAAGCTGAGAAATGAACAAGATCCAGCAGGTCCAAAGTGTTTCACAACCAAACTATTGGTTAAAACAAATGAGATAAAGTTTGTTCATCAAGACATTTTCATAAACGCATGGATCGATATTTGACTATAGGGGAGAGAAAACAATTTCATACAGAGCTTGTCAGTCCACAATATATCACTGCAGGACTTATTGAAAGATGTTTCAGATATCATAAAGAGATAACAAAAGTAGACAAATTGTCAGAAAGGATATCTTTACAAAGGAAGCTTACTTTATCATTAACCCCCGTAACCCCTTTTGCATCACTTTCCTCCTCCGTAGTACTTCTCATATCATGCTTTAAAACCCATTGCCCTTCATTTCCATTTACTCTTGGCAGAGTTAACTTAGAGGTATCTGTATCACCATGTGTGAAGCCATTCTCAGTTTGGACTGAAGTCCTGCTTAAGCATATAGAGAAATAACTGATTAGTCTGCACCAACAAGCGGGAGAAACATGTCTTTACCAAGATGTCCAAAATGACGTCTGACGCACCCAAGGTTCAATTTTCTGATTCAGATTGACTGAAAGGAATTGATTTACACAAGTGCGCTAGGCTTTTAGACACTATATGAGCAAGATTCGAAAATCTACAAACTGAATTACTTGAGGCCTTTCCTATATCAATATAGGAAAAGTTAAAGGATCACGATCTCTTTCTTAGTCTTTGACTCCTCTCTGACACTTCACCCGTAATCGAGTACTTAAGTAGGTTGGTTGATGGAGGCAGGCTTGGACTTGACAAACTTTGACATATTGCAAAATTTGCATTTCCACTCCT
Above is a window of Punica granatum isolate Tunisia-2019 chromosome 7, ASM765513v2, whole genome shotgun sequence DNA encoding:
- the LOC116215088 gene encoding uncharacterized protein LOC116215088 isoform X3; translation: MGCRNGGELPYGEEASFSDALLFATMCIIGLPVDVHARDGSVYSGIFHTASVEGVVLKKAKMTKKGGSNSNVAIGCMVEMLVILSSELVQVVAKGVSLPADGVAGTIAGDELESALGTVSSHHADRVGSKCRASTISKKRTYKKRTSVQTENGFTHGDTDTSKLTLPRVNGNEGQWVLKHDMRSTTEEESDAKGVTGVNDKVEDVSAPSTNERQVKDDKQVELDNGHRPSELHRKTNTAEVHNSSLRCAQRIPSEYVNGVSCDPAPALVNDGPASAHGALDGVSSSMSCSSSRQGDLTFQYCGNSHSKGLESNKKNKEFKLNPGAKVFSPTFNNSRSATPPLAQTIAGITYMPSTSSMLPAQTEVGMGPFMPHSAVPVKVLPYTGIGDINTHPEPVARAHLLRYAGQHQTVPVGSTFVHPNSQPLMVGRMGQVMYMPLPQDLGQNGAAISPVFTRPLPTVSQVQIPKHQAAGNLPGQPLIHPPSVAGVQQLFAAPGPMPLMQPPLLANSPITVAGRNSLYPTKFS
- the LOC116215088 gene encoding uncharacterized protein LOC116215088 isoform X2, coding for MGCRNGGELPYGEEASFSDALLFATMCIIGLPVDVHARDGSVYSGIFHTASVEGVVLKKAKMTKKGGSNSNVAIGCMVEMLVILSSELVQVVAKGVSLPADGVAGTIAGDELESALGTVSSHHADRVGSKCRASTISKKRTYKKRTSVQTENGFTHGDTDTSKLTLPRVNGNEGQWVLKHDMRSTTEEESDAKGVTGVNDKVEDVSAPSTNERQVKDDKQVELDNGHRPSELHRKTNTAEVHNSSLRCAQRIPSGDVTIPLAKPGEETHAMLLPAEYVNGVSCDPAPALVNDGPASAHGALDGVSSSMSCSSSRQGDLTFQYCGNSHSKGLESNKKNKEFKLNPGAKVFSPTFNNSRSATPPLAQTIAGITYMPSTSSMLPAQTEVGMGPFMPHSAVPVKVLPYTGIGDINTHPEPVARAHLLRYAGQHQTVPVGSTFVHPNSQPLMVGRMGQVMYMPLPQDLGQNGAAISPVFTRPLPTVSQVQIPKHQGNLPGQPLIHPPSVAGVQQLFAAPGPMPLMQPPLLANSPITVAGRNSLYPTKFS
- the LOC116212980 gene encoding 1-acyl-sn-glycerol-3-phosphate acyltransferase-like translates to MESTSAGAGPLPRNGKLESLLNKDSYQLSGKSSEEVGDEVFVEGLGTNGYVDDDGWLCVLISSVRIITCFIMMMITTVVWASIMIVLIPWPNQRIRQANAYGHVTGRLLMWILGNPIKIEGAQYSKERGIYISNHSSILDTFLTMWLVPTGTVSIARKGIIWYPLFGQLYLLSNHLLIDVSNPTNAIQSMNEAVEAVVKNNLSLIIFPEGTRSEDGRLLPFKKGFVHLALQSRLPIIPIVLTGTHLAWRKGSLRIRPAPLTVRFLPPIETDEWVPDKINEYIRSVQDIYVMNLPESQRPLYSSIA
- the LOC116215089 gene encoding uncharacterized protein LOC116215089; translated protein: MDRGKEKVKYDEAEVNQPRPRGRGGRRPRYPSLQEQQRFLWEIPIPRPANRSSLWVRFNADLSSSESSEEFEVGGSSIGSTTGQECEMPPPRSGGPITDDTDGLINSMPSTGQAPEKGGPGSTELHIGQEVSGVIVGEFPRGYYVRLMIGNSEVAYPGVVFKPDSFNPFLEENNRNLNEIPVPSMNSVSAATASAGAGANSQVIGGAINWEVLNVGEQLSEENLASEEALKEAAMRSMKLPENVSDEQVSKIIERVHTKSIGREPLHSAAESNLGAAVAAARRELQDLVKMVQQALAMGCAAPAPDHNVKNESDAESSA
- the LOC116215088 gene encoding uncharacterized protein LOC116215088 isoform X1; its protein translation is MGCRNGGELPYGEEASFSDALLFATMCIIGLPVDVHARDGSVYSGIFHTASVEGVVLKKAKMTKKGGSNSNVAIGCMVEMLVILSSELVQVVAKGVSLPADGVAGTIAGDELESALGTVSSHHADRVGSKCRASTISKKRTYKKRTSVQTENGFTHGDTDTSKLTLPRVNGNEGQWVLKHDMRSTTEEESDAKGVTGVNDKVEDVSAPSTNERQVKDDKQVELDNGHRPSELHRKTNTAEVHNSSLRCAQRIPSGDVTIPLAKPGEETHAMLLPAEYVNGVSCDPAPALVNDGPASAHGALDGVSSSMSCSSSRQGDLTFQYCGNSHSKGLESNKKNKEFKLNPGAKVFSPTFNNSRSATPPLAQTIAGITYMPSTSSMLPAQTEVGMGPFMPHSAVPVKVLPYTGIGDINTHPEPVARAHLLRYAGQHQTVPVGSTFVHPNSQPLMVGRMGQVMYMPLPQDLGQNGAAISPVFTRPLPTVSQVQIPKHQAAGNLPGQPLIHPPSVAGVQQLFAAPGPMPLMQPPLLANSPITVAGRNSLYPTKFS
- the LOC116215088 gene encoding uncharacterized protein LOC116215088 isoform X4, with the protein product MGCRNGGELPYGEEASFSDALLFATMCIIGLPVDVHARDGSVYSGIFHTASVEGVVLKKAKMTKKGGSNSNVAIGCMVEMLVILSSELVQVVAKGVSLPADGVAGTIAGDELESALGTVSSHHADRVGNTSKLTLPRVNGNEGQWVLKHDMRSTTEEESDAKGVTGVNDKVEDVSAPSTNERQVKDDKQVELDNGHRPSELHRKTNTAEVHNSSLRCAQRIPSGDVTIPLAKPGEETHAMLLPAEYVNGVSCDPAPALVNDGPASAHGALDGVSSSMSCSSSRQGDLTFQYCGNSHSKGLESNKKNKEFKLNPGAKVFSPTFNNSRSATPPLAQTIAGITYMPSTSSMLPAQTEVGMGPFMPHSAVPVKVLPYTGIGDINTHPEPVARAHLLRYAGQHQTVPVGSTFVHPNSQPLMVGRMGQVMYMPLPQDLGQNGAAISPVFTRPLPTVSQVQIPKHQAAGNLPGQPLIHPPSVAGVQQLFAAPGPMPLMQPPLLANSPITVAGRNSLYPTKFS